One Gigantopelta aegis isolate Gae_Host chromosome 1, Gae_host_genome, whole genome shotgun sequence genomic region harbors:
- the LOC121375540 gene encoding mannose-P-dolichol utilization defect 1 protein-like gives MEKSFVPAVLAGWIQLIVPQPCFDEFFLKFNLLHVPCLKVVISKCLGYAIILGACIVKIPQIVKILRSQSAVGISLLSVTCELLAISASWSYGFAKQFPFSSYGEAMFLGLQTSSIAFLIFYYNGKTTQGLLYLVGYVITMVFLLSPLASLSLLAVLQGLNVGVVAVSKLIQAYQNYSQGSTGQLSAVTVFLLFLGAVARVFTSIQETGDSLVIFTYVVASSCNGLIAAQMAYYWNAQPKSKSKTS, from the exons ATGGAGAAGAGTTTTGTACCAGCGGTGTTGGCTGGATGGATTCAGTTGATTGTTCCCCAACCGTGCTTTGACGAATTCTTtcttaaatttaatttactacacG TTCCCTGTCTGAAGGTAGTAATAAGCAAGTGTCTAGGATATGCCATAATTCTTGGAGCATGTATag TGAAAATTCCTCAGATAGTGAAGATCTTGAGATCACAGAGTGCTGTGGGTATCAGTCTACTCTCTGTGACCTGCGAACTGCTAGCAATTTCAGCTTCATGGTCTTACGGGTTTGCCAAACAGTTCCCATTCAG ttcatatGGAGAAGCAATGTTTCTTGGTCTCCAGACATCATCCATAGCGTTCCTTATCTTTTATTATAACGGAAAGACGACTCAAGGTCTACTTTACCTGGTTGGTTACGTCATCACCATGGTGTTCCTTCTGTCACCACTGGCGTCATTATCCCTGCTAGCAGTGTTGCAAGGCTTGAATGTTGGTGTCGTTGCTGTCAGCAAA TTGATCCAGGCATACCAGAATTACAGCCAAGGCAGCACGGGCCAGCTGTCAGCTGTTACTGTGTTTCTGCTGTTTCTAGGCGCCGTTGCTAGGGTGTTCACGTCCATCCAGGAAACGGGGGACAGTCTTGTCATCTTTACGTATGTCGTGGCCTCGAGCTGTAATGGACTTATCGCAGCTCAGATGGCGTACTACTGGAATGCACAACCAAAGTCAAAATCAAAAACTTCATAA
- the LOC121368310 gene encoding uncharacterized protein LOC121368310: MRNSYQLIITAFTSLWLLSITLYLSNNKKYETRVVRVVERISRFSDEALHQENKRLAPVGKSAAISVDPKIRHKSTIAIFRDQTSWKVDTEICSSKEKFQGATLKSAAGNTLLYVNVFGDVISRRVASKQGFFEKDLEGPLFQCLNEDKDLVFLDIGANIGVFSMAAAKKGHKVIAIEVLPGNAARLCRSAKDGGFTGNVTLIHNGVSNHRAWNDIAYKKGREGNVYIRETRTPTRNSTYSILLDDLLEVLDMKRVVMKIDVERHEAKVLEGAKKFFEKVDVTCIMMEWERHPRSPDAFQMMVFMAKHGMLGYDPQNLGRSLDASRYTQWPRNVLWRKVRDYGPFTP; the protein is encoded by the exons ATGAGGAATAGTTACCAGTTAATAATTACAGCGTTCACCTCCCTGTGGCTTCTCTCTATCACGCTGTACCtttcaaataacaaaaaatacgaAACGCGCGTGGTTCGGGTAGTGGAGAGGATTTCGCGGTTCTCTGATGAAGCTCTGCACCAAGAGAACAAACGTCTGGCACCAGTCGGCAAATCAGCAGCCATCTCAGTGGATCCGAAAATCAGACACAAGTCGACTATCGCTATCTTCAGAGACCAGACTTCGTGGAAAGTGGACACTGAAATCTGCTCGTCTAAAGAGAAGTTTCAAGGTGCGACTCTGAAAAGCGCAGCCGGTAACACCCTCCTGTACGTCAATGTCTTTGGTGATGTCATCTCCAGACGAGTGGCAAGCAAGCAGGGTTTCTTCGAAAAGGATTTAGAGGGGCCACTCTTTCAGTGCTTGAATGAGGACAAAGATCTGGTTTTCTTGGACATAGGAGCCAACATCGGCGTGTTCAGTATGGCGGCAGCCAAGAAGGGCCACAAAGTCATAGCCATAGAGGTGTTGCCAGGCAACGCAGCTAGACTCTGCCGAAGTGCCAAGGACGGGGGGTTCACTGGCAATGTCACCTTAATACACAACGGAGTTTCAAATCACAGAGCTTGGAATGATATCGCCTATAAAAAAGGAAGGGAAG GGAACGTCTACATCCGGGAGACTCGAACGCCAACTCGAAACAGCACGTATTCCATTTTACTGGACGACCTTCTGGAAGTACTAGACATGAAGCGTGTTGTCATGAAAATAGACGTCGAGAGACACGAGGCCAAG gTACTCGAGGGTGCCAAGAAATTTTTCGAAAAAGTTGACGTCACGTGCATTATGATGGAATGGGAACGTCATCCCAGAAGCCCGGATGCATTTCAAATGATGGTGTTTATGGCCAAACACGGAATGCTGGGATATGACCCCCAAAACTTGGGCAGGTCGTTAGATGCGTCACGCTATACACAATGGCCGCGCAATGTTCTCTGGAGGAAGGTTAGGGACTATGGACCTTTCACTCCCTGA